The DNA segment ATTTTTCTTAGATAATTTCAAGTTTATAAGTGATCATTTCGATCAAAAAGAAAAAAAGAATCAAACGGTAATTGTAGAGTACTCTTCACCGAACACGAATAAACCACTGCATTTAGGTCACATTAGAAACAATCTTTTGGGTTATTCCGTCGCGCAAATTTTAAAAGAAGATGGATATGACGTTATAAAAACGCAAATTATCAACGATAGAGGAATTCATATTTGCAAATCGATGCTTGCCTGGCAAAAGTCCGGCGCAGGTGAAACACCAGAATCCACCAATATAAAAGGGGACAAACTTGTTGGAAACTATTATGTAGCATTCGACAAAGAATACAAAAAGGAAATTGCCGCACTAATAGAAAAAGGATATGAAGAAGAAGCTGCAAAAAAACAAGCTCCTATAATTTTAGAAGCTCAAAAAATGTTGCTCGATTGGGAGAAAGGCGATGTAACCGTAAAAAACCTGTGGTCAGAAATGAATTCGTGGGTATATGCAGGATTTGCAGAAACCTACAAGAGATTAGGAGTCGACTTTGATCAGGTGCAATACGAAAGTAACACGTATTTATTAGGAAAAGATTTGATACAGGAAGGATTATTGAAAGGAGTATTATATAGAAAAGAAGACGGATCAGTTTGGTGCGATCTTTCGGAAGAGGGTCTTGATCATAAATTGCTACTTCGTGGCGATGGTACGTCGGTGTACATGACTCAAGATTTAGGAACCGCAGTCCAGCGATTTCAAGAAAATAATATTTCTAAATTAATCTATACTGTTGGTAACGAACAGGATTATCATTTTGATGTTCTATTTAAAATTCTTAAAAAACTTGGATATAGTTGGGCAGATCATTTATACCATCTTTCTTATGGTATGGTCGAACTTCCAGAAGGCAAAATGAAATCTCGCGAAGGAACCGTAGTTGATGCTGATGATTTGATGCAGGAAATGTATAAAACTGCTAAAGAAAAAGCACAGGAACTAGG comes from the Chryseobacterium sp. SNU WT5 genome and includes:
- the argS gene encoding arginine--tRNA ligase gives rise to the protein MNIKDIIQHKLAEIVETVFQIDDVNQRNNLKLEIQQNKSEFEGDFTIVTFPLVKILKKSPDTIAMELGDAFTTQSDFVESYHVVKGFLNLKIKNKFFLDNFKFISDHFDQKEKKNQTVIVEYSSPNTNKPLHLGHIRNNLLGYSVAQILKEDGYDVIKTQIINDRGIHICKSMLAWQKSGAGETPESTNIKGDKLVGNYYVAFDKEYKKEIAALIEKGYEEEAAKKQAPIILEAQKMLLDWEKGDVTVKNLWSEMNSWVYAGFAETYKRLGVDFDQVQYESNTYLLGKDLIQEGLLKGVLYRKEDGSVWCDLSEEGLDHKLLLRGDGTSVYMTQDLGTAVQRFQENNISKLIYTVGNEQDYHFDVLFKILKKLGYSWADHLYHLSYGMVELPEGKMKSREGTVVDADDLMQEMYKTAKEKAQELGKLENLSKEEKENSYEKVGMGALKYFMLKVDPKKKMLFNPAESIDFAGNTGPFIQYTYARIQSLLAKANYQHTTVSDYEINASEKELIMNLSNFKEVISRAAETLSPALVANYIYEVVKSYNSFYQNNPILSQDDQNAKNFRLELSELTGKTIKKGLELLGIGTVNRM